A stretch of the Thalassotalea euphylliae genome encodes the following:
- a CDS encoding aspartyl/asparaginyl beta-hydroxylase domain-containing protein gives MAELNQVNELFGQGRNEQAYELLNQYIQQNPDDVEQLYRFAVLSEQLGTVDDTKHAYISCLRKATNNVLCYLYAGTYYLNIGEKEAGLAILSQGQDLDARLTMFYRYEQVAEQTKKRSYQADIALRNFYTEEHQKAISTIPDAEAVINAIWPQTHNNAFTYLAEQQRPHLFYLPTLTAQPFWPANEAFNGQVIEQGFDIIKSEFNALVDKIDGLGEPYLDEKYKQQGFDKLAGSANWTALHLFKDGILNPKLARHVPQTVALLKQLPLYGLGERPYEVFYSVLKAGQHITPHYGLSNHSLTVHLPITVPGDGYIKVADQQCAWQEGKLVAFDDSFIHEAINLSDADRVVLIFSVWHPELSDAEQKAIQRSFEHRQRVQAEHRAYFNKLL, from the coding sequence ATGGCTGAACTAAATCAAGTCAACGAATTGTTTGGTCAAGGCCGAAATGAGCAAGCATATGAATTACTCAACCAATATATTCAGCAAAACCCAGATGATGTAGAGCAACTCTATCGCTTTGCAGTGCTTTCCGAGCAATTAGGTACAGTTGACGATACAAAACACGCTTACATCAGTTGCTTGCGCAAGGCGACGAATAATGTCCTATGTTATCTGTATGCTGGTACTTATTATTTAAATATTGGCGAGAAAGAGGCCGGGCTTGCCATTCTCAGTCAAGGGCAAGATTTAGATGCTCGTTTAACCATGTTTTATCGCTATGAACAAGTCGCAGAACAAACGAAAAAGCGCTCTTATCAGGCAGATATCGCACTGCGTAATTTTTACACTGAAGAGCACCAAAAAGCGATTAGCACAATACCTGATGCCGAAGCCGTCATAAATGCTATTTGGCCACAAACCCACAACAATGCCTTTACTTACCTAGCAGAGCAACAACGGCCTCATTTATTTTATTTGCCAACATTGACTGCCCAACCTTTTTGGCCAGCCAATGAGGCCTTTAATGGGCAAGTAATCGAGCAAGGTTTTGACATTATTAAATCAGAATTTAATGCCTTAGTTGACAAAATAGATGGCTTAGGCGAGCCGTATTTAGATGAGAAATATAAACAACAAGGTTTTGATAAACTTGCCGGCAGTGCGAATTGGACTGCATTGCATTTATTCAAAGATGGTATTCTTAACCCTAAATTAGCCCGCCACGTACCACAAACTGTAGCGTTACTTAAACAGTTACCACTATACGGGCTAGGTGAACGACCTTACGAAGTCTTTTATTCCGTGCTAAAAGCTGGGCAACATATTACACCGCATTATGGGCTGTCGAATCACAGCCTAACGGTTCACTTACCGATTACCGTCCCCGGTGATGGATATATCAAAGTTGCAGATCAGCAATGTGCTTGGCAAGAAGGTAAATTGGTTGCCTTTGACGACTCATTTATACATGAAGCAATCAACTTGAGTGATGCTGATCGCGTAGTGTTGATTTTCTCGGTCTGGCATCCTGAACTTAGCGATGCTGAGCAAAAAGCCATACAGCGAAGCTTTGAGCATCGACAGCGAGTACAAGCAGAGCATAGAGCTTACTTTAACAAGCTGTTGTAA
- a CDS encoding 2OG-Fe(II) oxygenase has product MNCKTQPSLALAAEHPQKNDISYFREHGFVKVKNALAVESAELLHQHIQQQKDWNLVFNHNGQHQDLNARAVDGWTTKQKEDLSRIVHSQASNGFQYLYENIPVYDIYHSNLLPGHFFNQIIEFLNSAQTLNYFRTLLSEPNISFADAQITRFGAGHFLNTHDDNVAGKNRVAAFVINLTKEWRPNWGGALHLLDNHGQITNSFVPTFNEVNIFKIPVDHYVGCVSPFATQKRVSITGWLRTGDNPRK; this is encoded by the coding sequence ATGAACTGTAAAACTCAGCCTTCATTAGCATTAGCTGCAGAGCACCCACAAAAAAACGATATTTCTTACTTTCGTGAACACGGTTTCGTGAAAGTTAAAAATGCCTTAGCCGTTGAAAGCGCTGAATTATTGCACCAGCATATTCAACAACAAAAAGATTGGAATTTAGTTTTTAATCACAATGGCCAGCATCAAGACTTGAATGCTAGAGCAGTAGACGGTTGGACTACCAAACAAAAAGAAGATTTAAGTCGCATTGTCCATTCGCAGGCGAGTAATGGCTTTCAGTATTTGTATGAAAATATTCCCGTCTATGACATTTATCACAGCAACTTATTGCCAGGTCATTTTTTCAACCAAATTATTGAATTTCTCAATAGCGCGCAAACATTAAACTACTTTCGCACCTTGTTATCTGAGCCAAATATCAGTTTTGCTGATGCGCAAATTACTCGTTTTGGTGCGGGTCATTTTTTGAATACACACGATGATAATGTTGCTGGTAAAAACCGTGTTGCAGCCTTTGTTATTAACTTGACCAAAGAGTGGCGCCCTAATTGGGGAGGAGCCTTACATTTGCTTGATAATCATGGTCAAATCACTAATAGTTTTGTCCCGACTTTTAATGAAGTGAATATTTTTAAAATCCCCGTAGATCATTACGTTGGCTGTGTTAGCCCATTTGCCACACAAAAGCGTGTGTCGATTACCGGCTGGCTAAGAACTGGCGATAATCCCAGAAAATAA
- a CDS encoding MotA/TolQ/ExbB proton channel family protein, with the protein MKKVINFVLLAASLSAGFATTANANELDQLLQQVKADRISEAKLDKQRESEFLAARADKQALLNKAKAELKAQQDRNTRLTKEYAANEIKLAQKEQELDNAKGTLGEMFGVSRSAAADAYGMISTSIVSAQYPGRGETLNRIANSKEIPSLPDLEELWFALQTEMTESGKIAQFQTDVTNLDGTKSSETVTRVGTFNLISSNGYLTYNDELAQVQPLAKQPAGYITGEATSYFTTSSGYAPLYLDPSRGAILALETRKRTLMEFYHQGAEVGYGITVLLVIGLLIALERIIVLGAVGAKIKAQTKNMDKPNSNNPLGRLLKVYHENKDADAETLELKLDEQILRETPTVDRGINLIKMFAAIAPLMGLLGTVIGMIMTFQTITLFGTGDPKIMAGNISLALVTTALGLIAALPLILVHSVVAGKAKSVLHKLDEQAAGLIAEIAEKESK; encoded by the coding sequence ATGAAAAAGGTTATTAATTTCGTTTTACTTGCTGCTTCTCTGTCAGCGGGTTTCGCTACAACAGCTAACGCTAATGAACTAGACCAGTTGTTACAACAAGTTAAAGCTGATCGTATCTCAGAAGCTAAACTAGACAAACAACGTGAATCTGAATTCTTAGCAGCACGTGCTGACAAGCAAGCTTTATTGAACAAAGCAAAAGCTGAGTTAAAAGCACAGCAAGACCGCAATACGCGTTTAACTAAAGAGTACGCTGCAAACGAAATCAAACTTGCACAAAAAGAGCAAGAGCTTGATAACGCGAAAGGTACTTTAGGTGAAATGTTCGGTGTAAGTCGTTCAGCTGCTGCTGACGCTTACGGTATGATCTCTACATCAATTGTTAGTGCTCAATACCCAGGCCGTGGCGAAACATTAAACCGTATCGCTAACTCAAAAGAAATCCCAAGCCTTCCTGACTTAGAAGAGTTATGGTTCGCACTTCAAACTGAAATGACTGAATCTGGTAAGATTGCTCAGTTCCAAACTGACGTTACTAACCTAGATGGTACTAAGTCTTCAGAAACAGTTACGCGTGTTGGTACTTTCAACCTAATCTCTTCAAACGGTTACTTAACTTACAACGATGAGTTAGCACAAGTTCAACCACTTGCTAAGCAACCAGCTGGTTACATCACTGGTGAAGCAACGAGTTACTTCACGACTTCTTCAGGCTACGCGCCTTTATACCTTGACCCTTCACGTGGTGCTATCTTAGCGTTAGAAACTCGTAAGCGTACATTGATGGAATTCTACCACCAAGGTGCTGAAGTAGGTTACGGTATTACTGTACTACTAGTTATTGGTTTATTAATTGCGCTTGAGCGTATCATTGTTCTAGGTGCTGTTGGTGCAAAAATCAAAGCGCAAACTAAGAACATGGACAAGCCAAACAGCAACAACCCTCTTGGCCGCCTATTAAAGGTTTACCACGAGAACAAAGATGCTGACGCTGAAACACTTGAGCTTAAGTTAGACGAGCAAATCTTACGTGAAACACCAACGGTTGACCGTGGTATTAACCTAATCAAAATGTTCGCAGCTATCGCACCTCTAATGGGTCTATTAGGTACAGTTATCGGTATGATCATGACGTTCCAAACGATCACATTATTCGGTACTGGTGACCCTAAAATCATGGCTGGTAACATTTCACTAGCGCTAGTAACAACAGCACTAGGTCTAATCGCAGCACTTCCGCTTATCCTTGTACACAGCGTTGTAGCGGGTAAAGCAAAATCTGTACTTCACAAGTTAGACGAGCAAGCTGCTGGTCTAATCGCTGAGATTGCAGAGAAGGAGTCTAAGTAA
- a CDS encoding class I SAM-dependent methyltransferase, with translation MMKKQQAWHQYWQQGQQQSCIASDSEQRLVKKLWLDWQEKLPKQSTILDLATGNGAVIANLLEGDKAHEHRYIGVDYAAINPQGITGHFEEQVTFLGEVDLAHLPFADHSIDAVTSQFGFEYAAQTSAVSEIARVLRNGGCFQLIIHHANGEIVTANKLRHNEISLLMASDALIESAQALADSKLSLEQIETKAQRFIQQHQGSLSKSITGQVLESINQAVLAIQQGNYSSAKSMMSLLANKLSAEQVRLEQLLSVAKSENDIKTLVSELQSYGMRCHNSSVLTEDKLTFAWLIHGVKNG, from the coding sequence ATGATGAAAAAACAACAAGCTTGGCATCAATACTGGCAACAAGGCCAACAGCAAAGCTGCATTGCTAGCGACAGTGAGCAACGTCTAGTAAAAAAGCTTTGGCTTGATTGGCAAGAAAAACTACCCAAACAAAGTACTATTTTAGACTTAGCGACTGGTAATGGCGCGGTTATCGCCAATTTACTAGAAGGCGACAAAGCGCACGAACATCGGTATATCGGTGTTGACTATGCCGCAATAAATCCTCAAGGCATTACTGGTCATTTCGAAGAGCAAGTAACTTTTCTTGGCGAGGTAGATTTAGCACACTTACCATTTGCTGATCATTCAATTGATGCGGTTACTAGTCAATTTGGTTTTGAATATGCTGCTCAAACTAGCGCAGTATCAGAAATTGCTAGAGTGTTGCGCAATGGCGGCTGTTTTCAGTTAATCATTCATCATGCAAATGGCGAGATCGTTACAGCTAATAAGCTAAGGCATAACGAAATTAGTTTGTTGATGGCAAGTGATGCACTTATTGAAAGTGCTCAGGCGTTAGCCGACAGTAAACTCTCACTTGAGCAGATAGAAACTAAAGCTCAGCGTTTTATTCAACAGCATCAAGGCAGCTTATCAAAAAGTATTACAGGTCAGGTACTAGAAAGCATTAATCAAGCGGTACTTGCGATACAACAGGGGAATTATAGCAGTGCTAAAAGTATGATGAGTTTACTTGCTAATAAGCTGTCAGCAGAGCAGGTGAGGCTAGAACAATTACTTAGTGTTGCGAAATCTGAGAATGACATTAAAACACTTGTGAGTGAGTTACAGTCTTATGGCATGAGGTGCCACAATTCAAGTGTTTTAACCGAAGATAAGCTTACTTTTGCTTGGCTAATTCACGGAGTTAAAAATGGCTGA
- a CDS encoding DUF3450 domain-containing protein — translation MSKISKKSLIASTIAGVFALAGSNIAAADALTDLQKAEMQIFKASAKSQSKIDSIYEQTQDLLADYRTTVDEAEVLKGYNDHVQRMVDDQNANIASLQRQIDGIDKIKQGVVPLMYKMIDTLEKFVDLDVPMNLENRKERIAGLRDVMADSNVTTSEQFRLVLEAYEIEANYGTVFDAYQGELDLGDRTITADFVHMGRVALIAQSLDYKQAWVWNNSTRSWDELGEEYAKTITDTIRMARKQLPMDLTKLPVFAAGAQ, via the coding sequence ATGTCCAAAATAAGTAAAAAAAGCCTTATCGCATCGACGATAGCAGGTGTTTTTGCGTTGGCTGGTAGCAATATCGCTGCTGCTGATGCGTTAACTGATTTACAAAAAGCTGAAATGCAAATTTTCAAAGCATCAGCTAAATCACAAAGCAAGATCGATAGCATCTATGAGCAAACTCAAGACTTACTAGCTGACTACCGTACAACAGTAGACGAAGCTGAAGTTTTAAAAGGCTATAACGACCACGTACAGCGCATGGTTGATGACCAAAACGCAAATATCGCGTCACTACAACGTCAAATCGATGGTATCGATAAAATCAAGCAAGGCGTTGTTCCACTAATGTACAAAATGATCGACACGTTAGAAAAGTTTGTTGATCTTGACGTACCAATGAACCTTGAGAATCGTAAAGAGCGTATCGCGGGTCTTCGCGACGTAATGGCAGATTCTAACGTAACAACTTCTGAGCAGTTCCGCTTAGTACTTGAAGCATACGAAATCGAAGCTAACTACGGTACAGTATTTGATGCTTACCAAGGTGAGTTAGATTTAGGTGATCGCACGATCACTGCTGATTTCGTTCACATGGGTCGTGTTGCGCTAATCGCACAATCTCTAGACTACAAGCAAGCTTGGGTTTGGAACAACTCAACTCGTTCATGGGACGAGTTAGGTGAAGAATATGCGAAGACTATCACTGACACTATCCGTATGGCACGCAAGCAATTGCCAATGGATCTAACTAAACTTCCAGTATTTGCAGCAGGAGCACAATAA
- a CDS encoding tetratricopeptide repeat-containing sulfotransferase family protein, protein MIIVNTIRKAEQAHQQGQLAEAESLYRQALSNEQHIDAIYGLATLKMQLKEYAVATQLFEQALSIEPQALDINFNYLLCLKQSNQVDQSKERLREISHHVGNNSQMVSAFANLAFELGDYQQVINITSVSQQNQDNINFIAARAHMALNQWPDAIQYLVKLSERHPNNTELLNLLAQCYGHTLNFNLAMPIFEQLTALAPSLENTLRFADLCILAQDKAKAEQLVAQLENHANTEFSAQASLQLLSIKTKLARLNHDKPQAISLAEQLLAREPSSSLAWQVLFELGNDSAHKQVLKQLPVVVETSEQHSFDYRQNLYTLAKVYEKSDEYQRAFEYFTRANQSQYLQLANQNRAFSYQTLKAEINRLTEIDYAHLAETEQSKMPATNSPTDHPTNIFVVGMPRSGTTLVNRLLCQATNVASVNESNGIASVYEHLLAQIAAADIPAYLAKNAKALAEKYHDALPALPAQTEIIVDKMPHNFRFVGAILASFSNAKIVQMRRNPEDLALSIFSQQFNDYHNYACDQKAIAQTIFEANKLMDVWAKRYPEQVYDLSYEDLVNNPESEAKAIFDSLSLRWQPSYLEFYQQAVPSFTFSEVQVRKPINQSKIGFAKHYHDQLSEFRAAYNSLLK, encoded by the coding sequence ATGATCATCGTCAATACCATTAGAAAAGCTGAGCAAGCTCACCAACAAGGCCAACTTGCAGAGGCAGAGTCTTTATACCGGCAAGCATTAAGTAACGAGCAACATATCGATGCGATCTATGGTTTGGCAACGTTAAAGATGCAACTAAAAGAATACGCTGTCGCCACTCAACTGTTTGAACAAGCACTATCAATTGAGCCACAAGCACTAGATATCAACTTTAATTATCTCTTGTGCCTCAAACAAAGTAATCAAGTCGACCAATCAAAAGAACGACTTCGTGAAATTTCGCACCATGTCGGAAATAACAGCCAAATGGTGAGCGCCTTTGCTAACTTGGCATTTGAATTAGGTGATTATCAGCAAGTTATTAATATCACCTCTGTCAGTCAGCAAAACCAAGACAATATCAATTTTATTGCTGCAAGGGCCCACATGGCGCTTAACCAATGGCCTGATGCGATCCAATACCTTGTTAAGCTAAGCGAGCGGCACCCAAATAATACTGAACTTTTAAATTTACTGGCACAGTGTTATGGGCATACCTTGAACTTTAATTTAGCAATGCCAATATTTGAACAGCTCACAGCATTAGCACCTTCTTTGGAAAACACGTTGCGATTTGCTGACTTATGCATTCTCGCTCAGGATAAAGCTAAAGCTGAGCAGCTAGTTGCACAGCTAGAGAACCATGCTAATACCGAATTTTCCGCGCAAGCTAGCTTGCAATTGCTTTCTATCAAAACAAAACTCGCACGACTTAACCACGACAAACCGCAAGCCATTAGCTTAGCTGAGCAGTTACTTGCCCGCGAGCCATCATCCTCACTAGCGTGGCAAGTGCTTTTTGAGCTTGGAAATGACAGTGCGCACAAACAAGTGCTAAAGCAGTTGCCAGTTGTTGTCGAAACTAGTGAACAGCACAGTTTTGACTATCGGCAAAATCTTTATACCCTTGCCAAAGTTTATGAAAAGTCCGATGAGTACCAAAGAGCATTTGAATACTTTACGAGGGCGAATCAGAGTCAATACCTACAGCTCGCCAATCAAAATCGCGCATTTTCTTATCAAACATTAAAAGCCGAAATTAACAGGCTAACCGAGATTGATTATGCACACCTTGCTGAAACTGAACAGTCTAAAATGCCTGCTACAAATTCCCCCACAGATCACCCGACCAATATTTTTGTCGTGGGGATGCCTCGCTCAGGTACAACATTAGTCAATCGTTTACTGTGTCAGGCAACAAACGTGGCCAGCGTTAATGAAAGCAACGGTATCGCGAGTGTTTATGAGCATTTATTAGCGCAGATTGCCGCAGCAGATATCCCAGCATATTTAGCAAAAAACGCTAAAGCGCTGGCAGAAAAATACCATGACGCACTCCCTGCCCTGCCGGCCCAGACTGAAATTATCGTTGATAAAATGCCACATAACTTTCGTTTCGTTGGCGCCATTTTAGCAAGCTTTTCAAATGCTAAAATTGTTCAAATGCGCCGTAATCCCGAAGACTTAGCACTATCAATTTTTAGCCAACAATTTAACGATTACCACAACTATGCTTGCGATCAAAAAGCTATCGCTCAGACAATATTTGAAGCGAATAAGCTAATGGATGTCTGGGCTAAGCGCTATCCTGAGCAAGTTTATGATCTTAGTTATGAAGATTTGGTGAACAATCCAGAAAGTGAAGCGAAAGCAATATTTGATTCCCTATCACTGCGTTGGCAGCCTAGCTATCTTGAGTTCTACCAACAAGCCGTGCCAAGCTTTACGTTCAGTGAAGTACAAGTAAGAAAACCGATTAACCAAAGTAAAATCGGCTTTGCCAAGCACTATCACGATCAGCTAAGTGAATTTAGAGCAGCTTACAACAGCTTGTTAAAGTAA
- a CDS encoding MotA/TolQ/ExbB proton channel family protein: MLFLIELVESVRSFIATGGNVLYFVAVALLLMWILMIERYWFLASNYPKMRDDIIKRWDARADTTSWYAHRIRDTWISEATELLERNMLTIKTLVAMCPLIGLLGTVTGMISVFETMAQQGTGNPRLMASGISMATIPTMAGMVAALSGVFFSTRLDAKVKLAKAKLVDSLPHH, from the coding sequence ATGTTATTCCTGATAGAGCTTGTAGAATCTGTCAGGAGTTTTATTGCGACTGGCGGTAACGTACTATACTTTGTCGCCGTTGCTCTCTTATTGATGTGGATCCTAATGATCGAAAGATATTGGTTCCTAGCGTCAAATTACCCAAAAATGCGTGATGATATCATCAAGCGTTGGGACGCTAGAGCTGATACTACTTCATGGTATGCGCATCGAATCAGAGATACATGGATCTCCGAAGCGACAGAACTACTAGAGCGTAATATGCTCACCATTAAAACCTTAGTGGCAATGTGTCCACTGATTGGATTATTAGGTACTGTAACGGGTATGATTTCGGTATTCGAAACTATGGCTCAGCAAGGTACAGGTAATCCGCGTCTAATGGCTTCTGGTATTTCGATGGCAACAATTCCGACAATGGCGGGTATGGTTGCAGCATTATCAGGCGTATTTTTTAGTACGCGTTTAGACGCTAAAGTTAAACTAGCAAAGGCTAAACTGGTTGACAGTTTACCTCATCACTAG
- a CDS encoding 2OG-Fe(II) oxygenase, producing MTQLTINPTLDSDKQAVLKAEFADYGIVRIFDFLNTEGAEELSRCLHHDISFNNAFFLNHQNREASDEQIAQLPIAQRREMYQAIYQLAAQGQGFLYGRHKASDASPAIIDEALKLINDEACLSVIKHITGDDDLSHADGQATRYRVGDFLTRHIDNLPSETRKYAYVLGLSPNWHPDWGGLLQMFEPDGTPTQSYMPKYNSLTLFDVNKVHSVTSIAPFSPASRYSLTGWFRS from the coding sequence TTGACTCAGCTTACCATTAACCCAACATTAGATTCGGATAAACAGGCAGTGTTAAAAGCAGAATTCGCTGACTACGGCATTGTTCGTATTTTTGATTTCTTAAACACCGAGGGAGCAGAAGAGCTTTCACGCTGTTTACATCACGACATTTCATTTAACAATGCCTTCTTTTTAAATCACCAAAACCGTGAAGCTAGCGATGAACAAATTGCGCAGCTGCCGATTGCGCAACGAAGAGAAATGTATCAGGCAATTTACCAGTTAGCCGCGCAGGGGCAGGGGTTTCTTTACGGCCGTCACAAAGCGAGCGATGCGTCACCTGCAATCATTGATGAAGCGTTGAAGCTGATTAATGACGAAGCTTGCTTGTCTGTTATTAAGCATATTACTGGTGATGATGACTTAAGCCATGCTGATGGACAAGCAACACGCTACCGGGTTGGCGACTTCTTAACACGCCACATTGATAATCTACCTAGTGAAACACGAAAATATGCGTATGTGCTAGGTTTAAGCCCTAATTGGCATCCAGATTGGGGCGGTTTACTACAAATGTTTGAACCAGATGGTACACCAACTCAATCATATATGCCGAAATATAACTCGTTAACGTTATTCGATGTTAATAAAGTACATTCGGTTACTTCAATTGCGCCTTTTTCACCAGCGAGCCGCTACTCGTTAACGGGCTGGTTTAGGAGTTAA